The sequence TGATTGCAGATTGCCACCCTGATACCCCTTCTTTTTGAGTTTCATTGTTCTGATATAACTTCCATACATAGTTATATTTTATATCCCCCAAAGGATGTACAACAAACTGGTACCATTCATCTTCTGAATTTAATGGATTTATTGAAACAGTAATAAAATCCCTTGAATTGAGTGTTAAATTTGTAGCGTTCGGGTCATCACAGATAAAGAGAAGGTATAGGTTGTCTTTGTCGTGCCCTGAAGCAACCTTTGTTTGGATGTTTGAAGGGACTTTTTCATCATCAATCAAAACAAAGTCACCTTCCTTTTGAGATGTCCTCCAAAACCTTTCTTTATCAGAACCATCTATAACTATTTTTTCTTTAACAGTTTTTGCATATATTACTTTGGAAGATATTTCCATTATGCCGATTTTTTCTAAGGCAAGTTTTTCTCTAATTAGTGGTACTCTTCTTCTTAGGGTTGAAGGAATACCTGTATCTGAAAGATATCTGTTCGCTTGAGTTCTTATTGGTTCTATAGATTCTTCTGACAACCTAACGAGAGTTTCTAATCCTTTATCTTCTCCTATTCTTGCAAGAGCCCACGCAGAAAGAAGTTTAACTTCTAACTCTGAATCTATCATACTTCTAAGAAGATAAGTTGAAGATCGCCTGTTAGATAAAAAAACAAAAATTTCAGCTGCAAGTTTCTGGTACTCAACATTGCTACTTTGAATATATTTCACTCCAAAAGGAAAAGCGTCAGAAACATTCATCTTAGCAAGAGCCCACGCACATATAACTTGGTATTCAGGGTCAAAGTGGCGTGTCCCAACTTTTAATTGAGGGATTGCATCTCTATATTTTGACTCCCCTATAGCAAAAGCCGCAAGTTTTTTGATATTCATATCAGATTCTTGGATAAGGGTTTTTAAACTTCTGCCATAAGTTCGAGAAGGAACTTCTTTTGATATCAGAAGCATCTTTTCTCTAACTTCGGGATATTTGCTGTACGCCATTTTAAGTAATAAATTCGTAAGTTGTCTTGAACCAGAAAGAATCTCAATCTTATTTAAAGAAACCTCTCTTTCTCTTTTATCAGTGCTTCTTATTTTATATGAAAGTTCATCTATTATCTTGCCAATTAGAAAACTCGACTGTCTTTTTACTTGTCGGTTCTTTTCGTATCTTTCTTGGTAAACAAGAATTTTTAAGTAATCATCGTCATATCTAAAAGTGTTATATAAGGCCTTTATTGCAGAGTGTCTAAAAGAGGCATCTTCATCTTTTGCTTTTTCAATAAGAAACTCTTTTACAGAATCTCCTTTGCCAATATTGCCAAGAATAGTAAACGCTTTAATTCTTGAGTTGTGCGGAAATGTGTCATTATCAATAAAAGTTTGTAATAGTTCATAAAAAACAGGGTCATTTATATCTCTGATTAATTTTTCAGCATACTCCCTTATTTGAGGTGAGTTATCCCCAAGTTTTTCAACTATATAAGGGTAAGAGAGAGGTTCACGAAAATTCTCAAGAGCCCACAATGAGTACATTCTAACCCTGTCATCTTTATCAATTAAGGCGTTAGATATACCAGTAAGGCTTTCAGAAGATTTTAGTCTAACAAGAGTTTTAATGCTTTCTATCTTCACCTGTGTGGATTCTTCTAACAGAAGACTCTCTATCTCTTTATTGGCATCTTCTGATTTAAATTTCTCTATAGCCCATAAAGCCCTTATTTTTATCTCGTCTTTTTCATCTTCAAGCATCTTTATAAAAGAAGGAATCGCTCTTTTATCTTTTGACGCCTCAAGTGCCCATAATGTTCGGAGTC comes from bacterium and encodes:
- a CDS encoding HEAT repeat domain-containing protein; amino-acid sequence: MIKKIKIATIVFSMISFSLSYAKDNVEIRGLNFGTKQKKIEIIDKMVKSGNKIYLPELGAVLSTEKNDEVRTKISFALLQLGDSTCIPYYKKTLDDTYWQVRLYGIQGLVKYGEETSVEDFKKGMKDSYWQVRYYSAIGLNKYGDETTVPFIVSKLTDTNQDVKAKLLWALFSLMWKDNSRAAFKKLPDNQIKPLLDSVDNLDPEVRLRTLWALEASKDKRAIPSFIKMLEDEKDEIKIRALWAIEKFKSEDANKEIESLLLEESTQVKIESIKTLVRLKSSESLTGISNALIDKDDRVRMYSLWALENFREPLSYPYIVEKLGDNSPQIREYAEKLIRDINDPVFYELLQTFIDNDTFPHNSRIKAFTILGNIGKGDSVKEFLIEKAKDEDASFRHSAIKALYNTFRYDDDYLKILVYQERYEKNRQVKRQSSFLIGKIIDELSYKIRSTDKREREVSLNKIEILSGSRQLTNLLLKMAYSKYPEVREKMLLISKEVPSRTYGRSLKTLIQESDMNIKKLAAFAIGESKYRDAIPQLKVGTRHFDPEYQVICAWALAKMNVSDAFPFGVKYIQSSNVEYQKLAAEIFVFLSNRRSSTYLLRSMIDSELEVKLLSAWALARIGEDKGLETLVRLSEESIEPIRTQANRYLSDTGIPSTLRRRVPLIREKLALEKIGIMEISSKVIYAKTVKEKIVIDGSDKERFWRTSQKEGDFVLIDDEKVPSNIQTKVASGHDKDNLYLLFICDDPNATNLTLNSRDFITVSINPLNSEDEWYQFVVHPLGDIKYNYVWKLYQNNETQKEGVSGWQSAITIEKSRWVLEMSIPLKDLQINKSLLHSSWGINFQRDSQQVPLTTWTGRIDNPEQFGIINFRE